A window from Vigna angularis cultivar LongXiaoDou No.4 chromosome 7, ASM1680809v1, whole genome shotgun sequence encodes these proteins:
- the LOC108337880 gene encoding uncharacterized protein LOC108337880 — protein sequence MSKLSNTTLQRPSNIVVQRPHRKEKDMVMFLDHDKLARNFSNLSNEAYHVESSSVPFVWESQPGTPKVRFKENSLPPLTPPPSYFQNASGKTTPKVKNKNSPKSSFLQTLFPKRATRKGGAPSQTGSQNIWSYSSSSPSSSSSSSSLSFSSPRPTSYSVPSSPMIHPRKGVEDEDMYEVTGSSLSFGNARSRGCYSSIFKKVLLGDFL from the coding sequence ATGTCAAAGCTTTCTAATACCACTCTCCAAAGGCCTTCTAACATTGTTGTACAAAGGCCTCATAGGAAAGAGAAGGACATGGTGATGTTCCTTGATCATGATAAGCTAGCCAGGAATTTCTCCAATCTCTCCAATGAAGCTTACCATGTTGAATCTTCTTCGGTTCCCTTTGTGTGGGAATCTCAACCAGGTACCCCAAAGGTTAGATTCAAAGAAAACTCTCTCCCTCCCCTCACACCACCACCCTCTTATTTCCAAAATGCTTCCGGAAAGACAACTCCCAAGGTCAAGAACAAGAACTCGCCAAAATCTAGCTTTTTGCAAACTCTATTTCCCAAACGTGCTACTAGAAAAGGTGGTGCTCCTTCACAAACTGGATCTCAAAACATTTggtcttattcttcttcttccccgtcttcttcttcatcatcgtcatcTTTGTCATTCTCCTCGCCACGGCCCACATCATATTCCGTGCCATCTTCTCCGATGATACACCCGAGGAAGGGTGTAGAAGATGAAGACATGTATGAGGTGACTGGTTCCAGTTTGTCTTTTGGTAATGCCAGGTCGCGAGGGTGTTATTCATCGATATTCAAGAAGGTACTTCTTGGAGATTTTCTGTGA